The genomic region CCCTATGCCTACATGAGGCACTTGCTGACTGAACTGCCCCGATGCCAAACCGCCGATCAAATCGAAAAACTCGTGCCCCACAAAATTGATTCCAAGATTTTAAGGTAAGGTGTAGGGTGGGTTTGGTGATCGCTTACATAAAAACAGGCTTCATAGTGGCCTTCAAGTGGAGGCTCTTGCAAGGCTCTTGCAAACAATTGACATTGTTAAGTTTAATAATTAAAGCTTAACCTCAATTTATAAAACATAATAATTACATATACTTGTGAGGTATTGTCGTGAGTTTTGTCCTAAGTTTGTCACAAGTTATGTCGTGAGTTTGTCGCAAGTTTAGAGCTTCTTGGTTAGGCGATAAACAAGCTTGTTTGTGGCTCCCTCTGAAGAGATGAGGTTCTTATCAAGAAGGATTTTTAAATCCCGCTGTAAGGTTCGCCGATTCATCTTCGGATGTGCCAACAAATAATCCTGAATTTTAAATTCTAGTTTTTCTGCCATGAATTCTACGATCTCTTTCTGACGTTTGGAAAGCTCATGAATTTGGGCAAAAATATCCAGTTTGATAATCTCTTCACCTTTTTCACGAACCTCCTGCATTTGTGTGGCCAGCCCTTGAACGAAGTATTCAAGCCAAACCGTCATATCCAAATCATTTTGCCGTACACTCTGAATCGCTTTGTAATAAGCACTACGATTGCGGTCATAATATTCACTAATGGTAAAAAGTTTTTTGAAGTCATAGCCGGAACGATACAAACACAGTGTTGAAAGCAAACGTGCGCTTCTTCCATTGCCATCAATGAAAGGATGAACGTGCACCAGTTGAAATTGCGCTATGCCCGCAACCAAAAGCGGATTGATTTGAGATTCCAATCCCAACCATGAAACAAGTTCTTGCATGAGGTGCGGAACGTCATGGGCAGGGGGTGGCGTGTAAATGATTTCCTTCGTTTTGGAATTGGCAACGTAATTTTGAATTTTTCGATATTCTCCGGGTGTTGCTGAATTCCCACGCACACCCGTGACAAGGCGTTTGTGGATTTCACGAATCAGGCCTTCCGTAATGGGTGAACCTTCGCCCAGATAGCTGGCCACAAGTTCAAAGGCTTTTTTGTAATTTAACAGCTCGCGAACATCATCTTTATCAACATCCGTGAGCTTCTCTCCGGAGAGCAAGCGCTCCGATTGCTCCAGGGTGAGATGGGTCCCTTCAATATGGGTGGTGTGGTGCGCTTCAAGAATAAGGGCACGGGCTCGCATTTTCTTGACCCAATCTTCAGAAAGCTTGGCCGCGTCCAAAAAACCTCGGGCGCGTTCAATGCTGGTCAAAGCAGAAGTGATTTCATTGGTGATCGTAAATTTAGGTTTCAACATAGTTTCCTATTTTGTTTCAATTTCATTGAGTATAGATGTCTGTCGTAGTTCTTTCCGCAGCTACCTCTTCATCCATAAAACGGATATAAGCGGCATCTGCTTTTGTATCGTAAGTAATTTTCATAAGAACTCCCTACTAAAATACTAAAAATAAAGGCTAATAGCGGCGACTATCACCTGAATTGAGGGTCTCCATAATCTCGGTTTCCAGTATACCACGCTCCTTCATCATGAAGTCTTGCATGATTAGTAATAAAAACAGGCTTCATAGTGGCCTTCAAGTGGAGGCTCTTGCAAACAATTGACATTGTTAAGTTTAATGATTAAAGCTTAGTTTCAATTTTTGAACGACTATCATGAAAATAAACATAATGAAAATAGGTTCTTATTGCGTAGTGGGTTGTATGGTTTTGAATTTGCTCCCCGTGGGGGCCATGGCCCAGCGTCGTGTAGATACTTTAAACAGTAGTTTTGGAACTATTCAAACAAATGGTGGGGAAGTGGAAGAAGAGCTTCCTAGCTCCAGCCGGAGTAAAGAGTTTTTGCTCAACAAAAAAGTAGGCTCTCTTTCTCCAGGTTCTTCGTCTGTCAGCGGATCTTCCGAATTAAGCACGGCCTTGGGGATGCTTGGCCAAGGCATGCAGGTGCATATTTTGGGTGAAGTTGGTAAGCCTGGGGTTTATCGCGTACCGCCTTCTACTCGGGTGACGGAGGCTATTAATATGGCGGGGGGTTTTGGCGAAAAGGGGTCGGAGCGGTTTGTAGAGTTGCGAAAAGTTGCTGAAGGCAGGGCTTATTTGTTGGATCTTTACGAATATAAAATAAATGGCAATGTCAGCCAAAATCCCTTTTTGTTAGAAAATGATACGATTTACATTCCTCTTAAAAAGAAGGTTATTCAGGTAGAGGGGGCGATCAATCGCACGGGGGAATATGAAGTTAAGAGTGAAAAAAATGTGTATGACGTGATAAAGGCGGTGGGTGGGTTTACGGTGGGGGCGTCTCGGCTTGACCCGGTTAAGATTATTCGGTTTGATGATTTGGAGCAAAAGCATGTATGGGAGGTTGAAAGAACGGCCTCAGAATTGCAAAGTTTTGAGGTGAAAAATGGTGATGTGATTGTGGCGCCTCATTTTTTAACCAAACAAAACACCTTTGATTATAATTTAAATAAGTTGCCCAATGATAATATCTTTTACCCCTCCTTTGAAGATCGGGTTTTTATGAATGGCGCCTTACATCGGCCGGGGTCGGTGAATTTTAATCAGCATTTTACTTTGAGTAACTATTTAGCCATGGCAGGTGGGCCAAGGCTTGATGCCAAACGCTATGCAGTTATTGTTAGCCATGATGGGGTGAAGCGAAAGATTCGCCCTAAAGATTATGAAACCACGCTCGTTAATCCGGGGGATACCATCTTGGTGCCACAGAAAATATTTACTGAACAATATATGATTGGTTTGTTTACCACCATTGCTTCTATTGCACTTACGAGTGTGGCTTTATTTAAATAATAAAAATGTCGAACCTCAAAACCCCCAACGAAATTCAACAACAGCCTTATTATCCACAGCAACCCTATCTTTATGAAATGCAGGAAGAAGAAGTTGATCTTTTCGAATATTTCCAAGTTTTATGGAAGAAAAAATGGTTGATTTTGTTAATGACGATGTTGGTGACGATAGGTGCTTATGGTACGTGTAAGCTGTTACCAAGAAAATATAATATTATGGCCACCATTACAGCACCTTCGGGTAATACCAATAAGTTGTCCAGCGTATTGGGGCAATTGGGGGGGGTGGAGGGGTTAGGGGGGCTGGCAGCGGGATTAGGTGGGGGGGATAGTAAATCTAACCAATTGGTCAGTATTTTACAAAGTAGAACCTTGGCTACCCGAGTAGTGGAGGGGTTGAATTTGTTGCCAGTTTTCTTTCCACCTGAAAAATTCAAAAATAAACCTGAAGAAAAAAGGCCTATCTTAGAAGATGCCGTGGGTTTTTTTATGAAAAATGTTTTAAAGGTTAAGTCGGATAAAAAAGATCAAACCATCAAAATCACGATGCAGTGGTATGATGCTGAGCTGGGGGTAAGAATGTTAGAGAAGTTACTCGTGGAGGCTCAGGATTTTACCAATAATAACGAGTCGTCCGAGTCTAAGCGCAATAAAATCTTTATTCGGGAACAATTGCAAGATAATCGCCAGTCTTTATTGGAGGCCAGTAAAGAGCTCAATCGTTTTTATAGTGAAAATAGAATTTCAACTATCATTCCCCAAATCAATGTCGACTTGGGCCTATCGCAAGCGGTGCCTAAAACGATTGAAGATATTCGCAACGCCGTGGGGGCTGAAACTCAGCCTTCTTCAAATAATGCCTACAATCCGCGTGTGGTTTCGGATGTGCCGGCGCAAGTGTATTATACTTACCTGCAAGGCGAACAATTATTAATGGCCAAGGTAAATGCCTTGTT from Deltaproteobacteria bacterium harbors:
- a CDS encoding Fic family protein, which encodes MLKPKFTITNEITSALTSIERARGFLDAAKLSEDWVKKMRARALILEAHHTTHIEGTHLTLEQSERLLSGEKLTDVDKDDVRELLNYKKAFELVASYLGEGSPITEGLIREIHKRLVTGVRGNSATPGEYRKIQNYVANSKTKEIIYTPPPAHDVPHLMQELVSWLGLESQINPLLVAGIAQFQLVHVHPFIDGNGRSARLLSTLCLYRSGYDFKKLFTISEYYDRNRSAYYKAIQSVRQNDLDMTVWLEYFVQGLATQMQEVREKGEEIIKLDIFAQIHELSKRQKEIVEFMAEKLEFKIQDYLLAHPKMNRRTLQRDLKILLDKNLISSEGATNKLVYRLTKKL
- a CDS encoding DUF2283 domain-containing protein; the encoded protein is MKITYDTKADAAYIRFMDEEVAAERTTTDIYTQ
- a CDS encoding SLBB domain-containing protein, translated to MKINIMKIGSYCVVGCMVLNLLPVGAMAQRRVDTLNSSFGTIQTNGGEVEEELPSSSRSKEFLLNKKVGSLSPGSSSVSGSSELSTALGMLGQGMQVHILGEVGKPGVYRVPPSTRVTEAINMAGGFGEKGSERFVELRKVAEGRAYLLDLYEYKINGNVSQNPFLLENDTIYIPLKKKVIQVEGAINRTGEYEVKSEKNVYDVIKAVGGFTVGASRLDPVKIIRFDDLEQKHVWEVERTASELQSFEVKNGDVIVAPHFLTKQNTFDYNLNKLPNDNIFYPSFEDRVFMNGALHRPGSVNFNQHFTLSNYLAMAGGPRLDAKRYAVIVSHDGVKRKIRPKDYETTLVNPGDTILVPQKIFTEQYMIGLFTTIASIALTSVALFK